TTTGTTTAGCGATGGCGCCTTTATTTATGTACCTAATAACAAAAGAGTAGCCAGTCCTGTTTTTATCATAAACATAACAGATTCAAGCAGTATCAATGTATTATGCCAACCGCGTAATTTAATTGTAGTTGAAAAAAGTGCATTTGCCACTGTAATTGAAAGCAGTTATTCTCTTGGTACAAATCCATCGTTTACCAATGTAGTTAATGAAGTATATGTGAATGAAAATTCGCATATTGAATACTATAAAATTCAACATCAGGAAGGCGAAAGCTACCAAAATAATTATACGCAGATTTTCCAGGAAGCTAATACCAATATAAACCATGTAACGCTTACCTTAAGCGGAACATTTGTAAGAAACAACTTGCATTTTTTCATGAATGGACAAAATTGCGACAGTTTATTGTACGGATTATACATGCCTCACGGAACTGAGTTTATTGATAATCATACACGCGTAGACCATGCTTTCCCTAACTGCCATAGCGATGAGCTATACAAAGGCATTATGATGGATAAATCGGTTGCGGTATTTAATGGTAAAATTATGGTGCATTTAGATGCGCAAAAAACCAATGCTTACCAACGTAACCAAAACATATTGTTAAGCAATGATGCTACTGTAAACACCAAACCGCAATTAGAAATTTTTGCTGACGATGTAAAATGTACACATGGTGCTACCATTGGCCAGTTAGATGAAGAGCCTATGTTTTATTTACGTAGTCGTGGAATACCGGAAGACGCAGCCAGAAAAATGCTATTGAATGCCTTCGCAGACGATATAGCAGAAAGAATAAAAATACCTGAGTTGGTTGTTTTATTGGAACAAGAGATTGAGAAAAAACTATAGTAACGTAGATACGTTTCATTTATAAAGACGTTGCCATGCAACGTCTCTACATACAGATAAAATATGTCAAAATTAGATATTACAGCTATCAGGAGTAAGTTTCCGATACTTGATCAAAAAGTAAATGGCAAACCCTTGGTTTATTTTGACAATGCTGCCACCACGCAGAAACCACAAGCGGTTATTGATGCTTTGGTTAAATACTACAAAACCGATAATGCAAATATTCACAGGGCGGCACATACATTAGCGGCACGCTCTACTGATATGTTTGAGGCTACACGTAAAACCATACAGGCTTTCATTAATGCCAAGGAGGTGGAGGAATGTATTTTTACGAAAGGTGTTACTGAAAGTATAAACCTAGTAGCACAAAGCTGGGGGCGAAAAGTCCTACAAGCGGGTGATGAAGTAATTATTACTACCATGGAACACCACAGTAACATAGTTCCGTGGCAATTAATTTGCGAAGAAAAAGGAGCCATTTTAAAGGTTATTCCAATAAACGACAAAGGCGAACTGTTAATGGATGAATACGAAAAAATGCTTTCGTCAAAAACCAAAATGGTAGCTTGCGTATGGGTAAGTAATGCACTGGGAACTATTAACCCTGTTAAAGAAATTATAGCAAAAGCACATGCCGTTGGTGCTAAAGTATTGTTAGACGGTGCACAAGCCTGCTCTCATTTAACAGTTGATGTACAAGATTTGGATTGTGATTTTTTAGCCGTTTCATCACACAAATTATATGGCCCAACAGGTGTAGGTGTTTTATATGGCAAACGTGCTTTGTTAGAAAATATGCCGCCTTACCAAGGTGGTGGCGAAATGATAAAAGAAGTAAGCTTTGAAAAAACTACTTACAATGAAATCCCTTATAAATTTGAAGCGGGCACTCCCAATATTGGCGATGTAATTGCTTTTAAATATGCATTGGATTTTGTAAGCGAAACCGGTAAAGAAAACATAGCTGCCCACGAAAATGCATTGCTGAAACATTGCGTAGACGGTTTAATGGCCATCAATAATTCGTTAACGGGTACTTCGACTTCGCTCAGTGACCGTAATAGCATGTCGAGCGCAGTTGAGACAAAACCAATAACCTTAATAGGAACCGCTAAAGAAAAAGTATCTGTTCAATCGTTTGTTATTAACGGACTGCACCATTTTGATGCGGGTATGCTATTAGATTCAAAAGGAATAGCGGTAAGAACGGGACACCATTGTACGCAGCCCTTAATGAATTGTTTGGGAATAGATGGCACTATCCGTGCTTCTTTTTCGGTATATAATACTTTGGAAGAAGTAGATGTGTTTTTAGAAGCAGTGAAGAAATTATTAAAATTATCAAACAAATAAACTTTTAGCTAGAAGCCAGTTGCTAGTTGCCAGATGCAAAAAAATATAACAGATATACAAAACGAAATAATAGAAAACTTTGAGTTGTTTGATGGCGACATGGAAAGCACTTTGTTTTACTTAATGGATTTAGGTAAAAAATTGCCTGTTATGCCTGTTGAACATAAGACTGATGATTTTATAGTAAAAGGATGCCAAAGTAAAGTATGGCTCTACCCTACTTTTACGGATGGTAAAGTTGTTTTTGAAGCGGATAGCAATACTGAAATAACCAAAGGACTGGTAAGCTTATTGGTGCAAGTTTGGAGTAACCAAACGCCTGATGATATACTAAACAGTGAATTGTTTTTTATTGAAAAAATAGGCATGAGCCGTATGATTGGAAGCCAGCGAAGCAATGGTTTTGCCAGTATGATTAAACAAATAAGAATGTACGCTTTGGCGTATAAGGCTTCTGGCTCCTAGCCAATAGCCACTAGCTTTTAACAAAAATAATAAAATAAAAAAGCCAACAGCCATCCCGATAACTATCGAGAGCTAGAGGCCAGAAGCAATAAAAATGGAAGAAACCAATAACAATATAAAGCCATTGAGAACATTTGTAGATGTGCAAAATGAAGCGATACAAGTTTTACAAACCGTATACGATCCTGAAATTCCGGTAAACATATATGAGCTGGGATTGATATATGAAGTAAATGTTTCGAATGAATTGAACATTGAAATTATTATGTCGCTTACTTCTCCTTTTTGCCCCGCAGCACAAAGTATGCCTGCTGAAATAAAAGAGAAACTAGGTGCTATGGAAGGCGTAAAAGAGGTAACTGTTACCGTTACTTTTGAGCCACCCTGGAGTCAGGATTTAATGAGTGAGGCTGCCAAGCTGCAATTAGGCTTTTTATAAAAGCTGACTTTTGTTCAGCCTAAAATCATGTTTATGGTAAATAAATAGTATATACTTTTGTAGTGTTCAATCAATTAGTAAACAGCTATGGAAGCAGCAGTATTTTTAGTTTTTTTTGCCCCGGTAATGGGTTACCTCGCCATTACCAAAGGATATAAATTCTGGCCCTGGTTTTTTATAGGTCTTTTTCTACCCATTATATCTTTATTCATCTTATTCTTTTTAAAGGATAAACCAATTGTAGTAAACCCTGACGATATTATTGTTCATCAGCAAAACGACAAAGTATTATATAAAGCATAACAAAAAAGCCTTTGGAAAAATCCAAAGGCTTTTTTTATTTTCTTACTTCAAAAAGTCATTGAAGTACTGGTTTATCTTTTTAAACAAATGAACCCTGTCAGGCCCTAATACATTGTGTGCATGTGTTGGGTACACGGCATAATCTACCAATACACCCTCATCTACACTTTTCTTCACGTAGTTTAAGGTATGGTTCCAAAGCACCACATCATCGTTGGTACCGTGTATTAGTAATAGTCTCCCTTTTAAGTTTTTGGTATAGTTTAACAGGTTATTTTCTTTGTAACCTTCGGGGTTTTCTTCGGGTGTATCCATATATCTTTCGGTATACATTATTTCGTACATGCTCCAATCTATAACGGCTCCACCTGCCACTCCTACTTTAAACACATCTGGCGTTCTGGTCATTAAGCTGGTAGTCATAAAACCACCAAAACTCCAGCCATACACACCTAATTTGGTACTATCAATAAACGACTGTTGTTTTAAAAAGCTAACGCCTGCTAACTGATCGGCTATTTCTATTTTACCTAATTGGCGATGGGTAACGTTTTCAAAAGTTAAACCGCGGTTTAACGAGCCTCTGTTATCAACCGTAAATATAACATACCCTTGTTGGGCAAAAGCAAGCATCCATAATTCGGCTTGGCCTAACCAACTATTGGTAACCATTTGTGCATGTGGCCCACCATATACATATACTATACAAGGGTATTTTTTAGTAGCATCAAAATTAGCGGGCTTAATTAAGCGGTAATTTAAATCGGTACTGCCATCGGTTGATTTTATTTTGCCTAAGCTAATTTCGGTACTTTGGTAATTAATAATGGGGTTAATGGCATTAACAATAGAGCCATATAACCTGCCTTTATTATCGCTTAGTATAATTTGGCGAGGTGTTGTTAAATTACTGAAATTATCTACAATATAAACACCATCATCGCTTACCAATGGAGTATGAATACCTTCTATTTTGGTATGTTGTGTTACTTTGCTTGTTTTAATTTCTACCGAGTATAAGTATTTATTCATACCATCGGCTGAAAAAGCCATAAAATACAAATTATTACCTGTGGCATCAAAGCTTAACACTTCGCTTATATGTTGTTTCAGGTTGGTTAATTGTTTTAGTAACTTCCCTCCTCTTTCATATAAATACAGGTTATTAAAACCATTGCGCTCGCTTTGCCATATAAATTGTTTTTCGTTGTTTTTAACAAATAATACCGGCTTTTCAGGTTCTACATATTTATCGTGTGTTTCTATAAATATTGTTTTTATAAACTTGCCGGTTAAGCCATCGTACATATTCATTTTCATTTCGTTTTGCGCTCTGTTTACAACGGCTATGTATAAGTAATCTTCATTAGGGCTCCAGGCTATATTGGTTAAATACTGCTCAGCAGGCCCACCTGTTTCAACCTCTATATTTCGTTTTTTGGTAAAATCGTAAAAATACAATTTTACTTCATGGCTCTTGGCTCCGGCCATTGGGTATTTTATATTTTCAATGCCCGAAGGTTTGCTTTCAAACTGCATCAATCCATAATTGGTTACCATGCTTTCGTTCATTTTATAATAGGCTAATTTATTGCCTTTAGGGCTCCAAAAAGTACCTTTGCTTATACCAAACTCGCTTCTATGCACTGTTTTGCCTACCACTAAACCAAAACCTCCGTCTTGCCCGCTCACCAAATCAGTTTGTACAATACCTTCTTTTTTACCACGTTTTTGGTAGTCTGTTAAAACATCTTTTGAGGTTATGTCGCTTACATATAAACTATTACCTACTGTATAAGCTATACGGTTATTTATTTTTTCATAATCAAGGTTTTCTGCTGTACCCGGCATTTTAACTTTAAGCGATGTTTTTTTGCTGCTTAAATTATATACATACATGGTATTGTTATAGTTGTATAACATGGTATTATTATCTAACCAGCTAAAAAAAGGAAAACGCTCCAATTTCTTTTCTTCGGGCATTATACTATAAAACGAACTGTAGAAATCTTCTATAGTTAAAACGGTATCGCGGGTTAAGCCAGGTGTGTTTATATAAATTAAAACCTCTTTGCCATTTTTTTTGCCTACATAGCTTATTGTTTTGTTATCGGGCTTCCACATCATCTGGCTTAAACGTTCAGGGGCCAACGTTGTACGGCCTTTTAAAATGGCATCATCAATGGATAATGTTTGATTTTGTGCGTACGAAAACCCAACTATAGCCAACGATAGCAGTAAAAATATTTTTTTCATTTGTATTTGTTTTGAGTTGCGATAATACCAATCTTAACCTAAATAGTAAAACCTTTTATCAATTTATACAAAAGTGCTTAGGAAGGCAGCCATAAACCTGACCACAAATGGGTAGCTAAATGTTTAAACACGTGTATTAATTTGTTAGTTAAAATTTAGGGCTAATTATAAAACATTAGGCTCAATCGCTTACTTTGCGACTCTTATTATTAAAAAAACAAATGTCTGATAGGCCATTAATACTTATTACCAACGATGATGGTATAACTGCTCCGGGTATAAAAGCTTTGGTTAATGCAGTAAAACACCTTGGCGAAATTATAATTGTAGCGCCTGATGCACCTCAAAGTGCCATGGGCCACGCAGTAACCATTAGCAAACCTTTGCGTTTGGCTAAGACCGATTTGTATGGCGATATTGTTTCTTACCAATGCAGCGGCACACCTGCTGATTGTGTAAAGTTGGCTGTTGATAAAGTATTGCACCGCAAACCAGATTTGTTGCTTTCGGGTATTAACCACGGTAGTAACTCTTCTATTAATGTAATATACAGTGGCACCATGAGTGCAGCTATGGAAGGAGCCATTGAAGGTATTCCTTCGGCAGGTATAAGCCTTTGCGATTTTGCTTACGAGGCAGACTTTACGCTGGCTGCTCAAATAGCCACGCAGGTAGCTGAAAATATTTTAAAAAATGGTTTACCTACTGGTGTTTTATTAAATGTAAATGTGCCTAAAATTACCCGAAGCGAATTACAGGGAATAAAAATTTGCAGACAGGCCAATGCCAAATGGCACGAAGATTTTGACGAACGTACTGACCCTAACGGACGCCAATACTACTGGCTTACCGGTAAATTTATAAACTACGATAAAGGGGAAGATACGGATGAATGGGCACTGGCAAACAACTTTGTTTCCATTGTACCTGTTCAGTTTGATTTAACGGCCCACCATGCTATTGCTAACATTAACCAATGGACTTTTTAACATGCAAAAAAACAAATTCGATCATTTAATAATTGGTATACTTATAGGTTTATTAGCCCCTTCACTGGGTATTATTATATTTTACTTCAGTAAGTTTGAAGGCAGCAGCCTGGAGTTATTCATTACTACTTCGGTACAGGAAAAACTATTGTCGCCCCTGTTGAGTTTATGCGCTGTTATTAACTTAGCCGTGTTTTATTTAATTATACAGTTTGAAAAATACCAAACTGCAAAAGGCGTTATATTAGCCACTTTCCTGTACGGACTGGTTATTGTTTTATTAAAATTTGGAATTGTAAGTTTGTAAAATATATTTGCAGCCCGATTGACATAAAAACAATGGCAATTGGTACTTCGGGGGATTAGCTCATTTGGCTAGAGCGCTTGCATGGCATGCAAGAGGTGGTCGGTTCGAATCCGATATCCTCCACAAAAAATGCCCCGGTCGTTTAGACCGGGGCATTTTTATTTACAGCACAACGGTAAGCAAAGTTTACTAAGGCGTGCTATCAATAATAGTGCATCCTTTGTGTATGCAAAGGGCATTCATTGTTAGGTTCACCAAACAGGAAAAAGTATTAATCCGATATCCTCCACAACCAAAAAGGTTTCAATAGTACTATTGAAACCTTTTTGGTTTTATGCTAATGGAGTTGCTATAAAAACAAGCCTGAATAGCTATTAAAACTACGCCATTTCACGATTTGGATTTGCAAAACAATACTATAGTTTTGTTATGTAAGTATAGCAAAATACTTCCTTACATAACCATATAAAAGAGAGAAGAATGATTTTATAGATGTTAGCACCAATTGAAAGAAAAAAAGTTCTACGAAAAGATAATGTGAAAAAATCACGTGAAAATTTCACAGTGCAGATAGTTTGGTTTATAATTGCAGAAAATTTAATGACATGCTTTTAAAATTCTATTGCTCTAACTACAAATCCATAAAGGACGAAGTTGAGTTTAATATGTTTGCTGGTTCATACAAAAGACATGAAAGTCATCTTATTCCATTTAGAGATAAGTCTATATTAAGGACAGCAGCAATTTATGGGACAAATGGCTCAGGAAAGACAAATCTACTTCTTGCTTTGCAACTATTGCACAGACTAATAATTGTCGGAACAAAAGACATAAACGAAGTAATTAATATACCAGTCTTTAAGCTTTCAGACTGTAAAAACATTCCAACTAAGTTTGACATTGATTTTATTATTGAAAACAGAAGGTTTAATTATCAACTAGACATTTTAAATAATATAATCATACGTGAAGAATTGTTCGAAATTACTATTGAGAATTCAGAAGTAATAATTTTCAAAAGGAAATTTCAAGGTAAAAAAACTTCATTAACTATTGCTCCAAATCGTGACAAAAACCAAAAAGAAAAGTTACGCGAGGAAATATATTCAGAGGAACTCAGAGAGAATCAGACGTTTTTCAAAGAAGCAATAAACAAAAAACTAAATGATGTTCAACTGCCCTTTGAATGGTTTAGCAAGCAATTGAAATTTGTTTCACTTGAAGAATTAATTTCAAACTCACATTCAAATTATACCACTCATGGTTTAGCGTCAACTTTTATGCTAGACAAAGATTTTTTATCCGTATCAAAAAGTATAATTTCAAAAGCCAATGTTGGAATTTTAGATTTTAAAATTGTTGAAATTTCACTAACCGACCTCAAAGCAAAAGGCCTAAAATTGCCTCCCTTCATAGAAACAGACTTGCTGACTCAAGCAAATTTTGGTATTGATGTGACACATGAGGGTGAGTTATATTCTTCTTTTAAGAAAGACGATGAAATTAAATTTGTTAAAATCTCAACATTACATAAAGACAGCTCTGGCAATGAGGTTGAATTCAAATTTTCAGAAGAATCAAAAGGTGTTCAACGACTTTTTGAATTACTTCCTGCTATTTATCGTTCAATTCACAAAGGCGAAATATTTGTTGTGGATGAAATTGAGACAAGTTTTCATCCCGTATTAATCAGGGAAATATTAAGTCTATATCTTGATACTATTCCAAATTCGTCAGGGCAAATAATCTTCACAACACATGAATCACATCTCTTAGATTTAGATCTATTCAGACAAGACGAAATTTGGTTTTGTGAAAAGGACAAAAATGGCGCAACTAGACTATACTCTTTAAGTGAATTTAAACCTCGTTTTGACAAGGATATACGTAAAGGATATTTAGAAGGACAATTCGGGTTTATTCCATTTTTAGGTGACATTAATAATTTAGGTATATGAAACCAGACGAACGAAAAGAGAACATCCGAAATCCGCGAATAGATTTTGAAACTTTTATTTATAAAAATTATAAGGACATCTTAGCATCAATTTTTATAATTCTAAGTATATTAGTTTTGGTTTTATCAAAGGATGCAAGAGAATCTGAAAAGGTATCGACATTGTTGACAGCAATAATTTCTACTTCAATTGGATTCATTTTTGGTAAAAAAGTATCATAAGAAACAACTGGTGTTAACAGCACATTTGCAATATGTGGGGTTTTGCGATCCATAGATAGCTATGTGGTTAACCATACATTGGTTCTCCGAATCAACATTTGTGCTTCGAAATCGCCAACATCTTATAGCCACAAAACGTTACAAACTATCGTAAATAAGCTTTTGTTTTTATTAAACTCTTTCAAACAAAAAGCCCTTGTAATGACTACAAGGGCTTTTTGTTAATTAATAAATAAATAAAACTATGTTTTTTATGGTGTAACAGGCGGTTCTTCCGGAGGGGTTGGATTTTCATTATCTACCAGCAATAAACCAAAGTTAAAGTAGCTGTTAAAGGCAGCTTCATTACCAATAGTACGGGCAGCTATAAGCAGTACACAAGTGGTTAAATGCTCCGTTAATGCTTTTCTGTTTTTTTGCATTTCCGTTTGCGATGATTTTTTGCTGGATTTGGATGATACCTGTGTTTCCCTCGCATCCACATAAGCAGTTTGTAAAGTAGTGAGGTTGCGTACAAAATCGGCTGATAATTGAGCTGTGTATTTAGCAGCAGTAGCACTGTACCTATACAGCAATACTTTTATGCCCTCAACCGTAGAGCTGTGGTACTCCTTTAATCCTTGCGGGTAAAACTCGGTGTAAATGGGTGTGTTTTTACCAAACTTTGCTTTAATGGCTCCTTCTTCGCGGGTAATAAATTCTAAAATCGCATCGTAAGCATCCTGACGACTCATGGTGCCACCCTTTTGTACGGCACTGCTTATAGCCAGCGTACCATAGGTGCTTACAAAGTCCTGGTGTAAGCTAATCAGCAGCGTTTTGTCGGCTGCGGGTAATACAGAGTTTTGCATGGTAGTTAATCGGCTGATTAAATCTGTAGCAAATAGGTTGAGTTCATTTCGGCTAAAATTTTTACTGCCGAACAAATTGCTGGTTAATCTAGAGTATTTCATTAGTGAAACTTATTTATACAATTAATAACGCAACGCAAAAAAATTTCGTGTTAAATAGTATATCAATTTGTATAAAAATTTTCAATTTAATACGTTCCTAAAACGGAGACTATAGGTAAAAAGTATTTTTGCTATAGGGTAAAAACACGGAACGTATGTAAAAACTTTTTTTAGTACATTCCTAAAATGCGGACTATATATAAAAACTATTTTTACTATAGGGTAAAAACGCGGAACGTATGTAAAAACTTTTTTTAGTACGTTCCCAAAACGGAGACTATATATAAAAAGTATTTTTACTATAGGGTAAAAATTGGGACTGTATGTAAAAACTTTTTTTAGTATAGTCCCAAAACGCGGAATGAATGTAAAAACGCTAATACAACTTAGTTAGTTTTCTAATAATAATATATTTATTTATCTACGAATTTATAAATAGATAATATTAGCAATACAAAATATCATTCAAAATCTACAAAATAGCCATTTCTATTATATTTAAAAGAGCTTATCAAGTATAAAAGAGTATTTATACTACAAAAAAAAGAGTGTTTCCCCTACCAAAAAAGAGTATTTCTCCTATTGATTATATATTTTTTAATATATTAGTTTGTATCGCACAATTTTTGGTAGCTACAAAATGGAGCAAAAATGAAATCAATTTTTTCAAAACATTAAAACAATAAGTAAAATGAAAAAGAAAATATTAACAGGGCTTGCATGCCTTTTATTATTTGGAGTGGCTTATGCTAAAACAAAAAAGCCAACTCCAATAGCTAAACAAACAAATACTACACCGGAGCAACCACTACCCGGTGAATGGCGTTATGGTGAATTAAGAAAATCAGAATCAGGTTGGATGAGGTGTGAATCAGGAACTGATAAATGTGCACTTATTATTAAAAAAGTAGCGGTAGATTTACCTACTACAGGCTATTACCTGTATTTAAACACTTCGCAAACTTCGGGCGAAACAGTAATTAAAAAATACGATGTAGAAGATATACTGTTTGACAGGGATGAAAACGGAGAAGTAATTTTTAAAACTGTTCCACCTATTGAATTAAACTAAACAACGAGTATGAAAAAAATAATACTACTTACAGCAGTATGCTTTTTAGCTATTGGATTAGTAAATGCTAAAAATGGAAAAAAGCATAAAACAAATAAAAAGGTAAAATCACCTATATGGGAATTACCTACACCTATGGATGGACGTTGGGAGTACGGCACTTTACGCGAAACACCCGATGGTTGGTTTAAATGCGAAAACGGTCCGGGTAAATGTGCTTTTATAGTTAATAAAGCAGCAGTTAATGCGGGTACCAGTGGTTATTATGTTTACTTAAACCAATCAACCAATGTTAATGAAACAAACCTTGTTAAGTATGATGTAAACCAAGTATTGGTAAGCGAGGACGAAACAGGTTGCTTTATTTTTGTTACTTCACCACCAATCCATTTACCTTAATTAATTAAACCAAAACCAAATAACTGCAAGGACTTTCCTTGCAGTTATTTATATTTCAAACATGAAACAATTTATACTCATTACTTTTTATATATTCACTAGCTTAGGCATACAAGCCAAAAATAAATTGGTAATAGTGGTAAACCCAAAAACCTGCCGTTATTGCCTGCACACCATTAAAGGAACCAATATTATTGATTCTGTTATTGCCAAAACACTTTATTTTAGAACTGATATTAATGAAGAGCAAATAGCTTATTTTATTAAAAGCAACTTTCCTAAAACATTTACCAATTACCGTATTATTCAAAACGATTCGTTAGTGGATTTTTACAATGCCTTTGACAGTAATTATATAGTTAAAGGTATGGGAGCCATAGTAAGCGACTCTAATAAAATACTTAGCCATTTTAACCTTGATTATATCAATAATTATGTACCGCAAATTAACTGGTTCTGCAAAGACCGTAGGGTAAATGTAAGCATTAAGGAAGTACCCCAAATAAGACCTTTGATAGATTTTTTTACCATATCAAAATCTGAGAAAAACTTAATTATAGCAGGTTATGGTGAAGCTTTATTTGTTTTTGATAATAACCTGAAATTAGTAAAAGAAATTAATTTTAACAACGATTCCATTTGTACCTGGTTTTATCGTAAACTGCATAAAACAGATATATGGTTAGAATATTTTTTACGTACAAGCAGAGACTCCAAAACCTATGATTTTTTATCAAATACGGTTTACAAAAACAAAGTAGTTTTCCCCTTTGCATTTGATAGCGTTTACGTTCAATATGACACAGGCTATTTGCCCCCTTCTTATTTTATAGGCACTTACCATATTGATAAAGATAGCTTGGTAGTAGAAAGAATACATCAGCCAAGTGACAGCAATTGTTATATTTCACCAGAGTATGTTCATTTACTTAGTGATGATATTTACCGATTTAAGCTAAAAACTGTAAACAGAACTGAAAATGACCCTGCATTTGCTATTTATAAAAAAGTAAAAGGTAAATACGTATATCAAGGGTTGGAAAAACCACGCATCAATAATGTGAACCCTAGAATAAGTATAGGCTATCCCGAAAATATATTTATTAATGATGAATGTATAGTGCAATACAAAAGCATGACCTTTGAATCGTTAAAAGACAATATAAAAATTGCTTTAAAATGTACCGATTTTGCAGATGGTAAGAAACGACATTCCTCTGTTTTTGATTGCAGGTACAATAACAATATTATTAAGTTAACTGCTATTAATGAAAACCAATTGATAGAATACTTTTTTAATTTGAAGGGCGATATAATACATAAAAACTATTATGCTTTAGGAGAAGGTATGTTTAAAATAAGCAGTAATACAGCAGCTTTACCTAATGATTATAGCTTTATCAATAAATTAAATCAGTTAGTTACTATTACGTTATCAGAGTACTAGTAACCACTTAAATAAATAAAAAAGGCTTCAAATATTGAAGCCTTTTTGTTAAACTCACTATGAAAATACATGGAATTAAGAGTTCTATTCAATACTTGTATATCTAAAAATAACAGGTATGTTTGAATATAAAAAATTTAGAAAAATATACCTATGAGCAAAAAAATACCCCAACCAAGACCTGAACCGAGACCGCAGCAACGCCCTGAACCAGTTAGAATTCCACTAAGAGAAAATCCAGAAAAGCGTGAAAAACGCGATGCGCCAAGACCTGATACAGGTGGAGGTAGACCACCAGCTAAAAAGTAATAAAAAAATACATCACCATTATTAACGCTCCTACCATTAATATAAAACTAAACATGTTAAAAAAATTTGTCCAGTTTGTATAAATGGTAGCAAGGGTGTCATGCTTAGAAATTAATTTTTTATTTTTTGAAATCTTTTTCTTATTTGCGCTTAGCTTTACAGCGCACATTTTCATTTCATGCCCATTGGCTTCTTTACCTGTAAACTGACTTAAAAAATTTATTACGATTGCGGCAACAAACAATATACCTGCTCCTTTAATTTGCCAAACATTTGATAATGTTTTTTCAATTGAATATTTAAGTGTTTCTAA
This DNA window, taken from Bacteroidota bacterium, encodes the following:
- a CDS encoding ATP-binding protein gives rise to the protein MLLKFYCSNYKSIKDEVEFNMFAGSYKRHESHLIPFRDKSILRTAAIYGTNGSGKTNLLLALQLLHRLIIVGTKDINEVINIPVFKLSDCKNIPTKFDIDFIIENRRFNYQLDILNNIIIREELFEITIENSEVIIFKRKFQGKKTSLTIAPNRDKNQKEKLREEIYSEELRENQTFFKEAINKKLNDVQLPFEWFSKQLKFVSLEELISNSHSNYTTHGLASTFMLDKDFLSVSKSIISKANVGILDFKIVEISLTDLKAKGLKLPPFIETDLLTQANFGIDVTHEGELYSSFKKDDEIKFVKISTLHKDSSGNEVEFKFSEESKGVQRLFELLPAIYRSIHKGEIFVVDEIETSFHPVLIREILSLYLDTIPNSSGQIIFTTHESHLLDLDLFRQDEIWFCEKDKNGATRLYSLSEFKPRFDKDIRKGYLEGQFGFIPFLGDINNLGI